A stretch of Microtus pennsylvanicus isolate mMicPen1 chromosome 5, mMicPen1.hap1, whole genome shotgun sequence DNA encodes these proteins:
- the Itpripl2 gene encoding inositol 1,4,5-trisphosphate receptor-interacting protein-like 2 has protein sequence MSVRYTLNLKVFWPVVTGLCTALVCLYHALRSTEGTRAEPPDGVDSGFPLLKVAILLLLGYILLRCRHTIRQRLLPGSSRPCGHANFSARSLQEPGLSILLESYYEHEVRLSPHVLGHSKAHVSRIVGELVQAGRARGSPGPITGGALALAFRGDFIQVGSAYEQHKIRRPDSFDVLVPLRFPPQVALEPRNLGTEPTLAPAFRSCFVCALKAPPSPSGTSTGQWHRDCKPFAEGFCVDVQGRRHLSATLVLRWFQAHLQRSLATVRYSLEGRCRVSLTPGGLEQPPTLHILPCRTDYGCCRLSMAVRLIPAVHLGDGVFLVAPPPPPSPSGALSELPGGLRAEALWGVNTARQEQKLLGWLQERAPPGACYLKCLQLLKALRDLGARGLDPMAATHWGRILSSYVLKTVLLAVLLKEGGPTHSWDEAHLSECLEKLVKFLRDCLLRRRDLFHCVLGPGGAAAEVGPLPKVLREAAPVDLLAPFDQHARELAAARLLSTWRRLPQLLRAYGGPRYLARCPLPRSQRNQGFPEDEP, from the coding sequence GAAGGTCTTCTGGCCGGTGGTGACCGGGCTATGCACGGCGCTGGTGTGCCTCTACCATGCCCTGCGCAGCACCGAGGGAACCCGGGCCGAGCCCCCCGACGGCGTAGACAGCGGCTTCCCGCTGCTCAAGGTGGCCATCCTCCTTCTTCTCGGCTACATCCTCCTACGATGTCGCCACACCATCCGCCAGCGCCTCTTGCCAGGCTCTTCCCGCCCTTGTGGCCACGCCAACTTTTCAGCCAGATCCTTACAAGAGCCAGGCCTGAGCATCTTACTGGAGAGTTACTATGAGCACGAGGTGCGCCTGTCGCCGCATGTGTTAGGTCATAGCAAGGCGCACGTGAGTCGGATCGTGGGTGAACTGGTGCAGGCTGGCCGAGCCCGAGGGTCTCCAGGCCCCATCACCGGGGGAGCGCTGGCCTTGGCCTTCCGGGGAGATTTCATCCAGGTGGGCAGCGCCTACGAGCAGCATAAAATCCGCCGGCCAGACAGCTTCGACGTGCTGGTGCCACTGCGCTTCCCGCCGCAGGTGGCTCTGGAGCCGCGGAACCTGGGGACCGAGCCCACGCTGGCTCCTGCCTTCCGCAGCTGCTTCGTTTGTGCCCTCAAGGCACCGCCCTCGCCTTCAGGGACCTCGACAGGACAGTGGCATCGCGACTGCAAACCCTTTGCTGAAGGGTTTTGTGTGGATGTGCAGGGCCGACGCCACCTCTCTGCCACCCTGGTGCTGCGCTGGTTCCAGGCGCACCTACAGCGCTCCTTGGCCACGGTGCGCTACAGCCTGGAGGGTCGCTGTAGAGTTAGCCTGACCCCAGGTGGTCTGGAGCAGCCTCCCACCCTCCACATCCTTCCTTGCCGCACGGACTATGGCTGCTGTCGCCTTTCCATGGCCGTGCGCCTCATCCCCGCTGTCCATCTGGGCGATGGCGTCTTCCTTGTggcaccgccaccaccaccctcgCCCAGCGGAGCCCTGTCAGAGCTGCCGGGTGGCCTGCGCGCTGAGGCACTGTGGGGTGTGAATACAGCACGCCAGGAGCAGAAATTGCTGGGCTGGCTTCAGGAACGGGCTCCTCCAGGTGCCTGCTACCTTAAGTGCCTGCAGCTGCTTAAAGCTCTTCGAGATCTGGGTGCCCGCGGGCTGGACCCTATGGCAGCTACCCACTGGGGCCGCATCCTGTCTTCCTACGTGCTGAAAACGGTGCTGCTGGCGGTGCTTCTGAAGGAGGGCGGTCCAACGCACAGCTGGGACGAGGCACACCTGAGTGAGTGCTTGGAGAAGCTGGTGAAGTTCCTTAGGGACTGCCTGCTGCGACGCCGAGACCTCTTCCACTGTGTCCTGGGTCCAGGTGGGGCGGCCGCCGAGGTGGGCCCCCTGCCCAAGGTGCTGCGCGAGGCCGCTCCAGTTGACCTCCTGGCACCCTTCGATCAGCATGCCCGGGAGCTTGCAGCGGCGCGGTTGCTGTCCACCTGGCGAAGGTTACCCCAGCTTCTCCGGGCCTACGGCGGTCCCCGCTACCTTGCCAGATGCCCCTTACCCCGGAGTCAACGCAACCAGGGCTTCCCTGAAGATGAACCATGA